The following coding sequences are from one Bacteroidota bacterium window:
- a CDS encoding diheme cytochrome c-553, with the protein MSSSSSDSTVAAATAEHGKYLVKSMGCGDCHTPWVMGPQGPAPDMSRMLSGHPAGMHIDGPAKLAPPWMWGGDMSMTAFSGPWGVSFAANLTPDSATGLGTWSQDTFMAALRIGKHKGTGRPILPPMPWPSFTNLTDRDLASIYMFLRTIPPITNQVQDPIPGMMGMGGPPPGAPGAPGGMQAPGSPIPPQGLPPLPPGAPPLPKK; encoded by the coding sequence ATGAGCTCGAGTAGCAGCGACTCGACCGTTGCCGCGGCCACAGCAGAGCATGGCAAATACCTCGTGAAATCCATGGGCTGCGGTGATTGCCACACGCCGTGGGTGATGGGGCCGCAAGGTCCGGCACCCGATATGTCGCGCATGCTTTCGGGGCATCCAGCCGGGATGCACATCGATGGCCCAGCGAAGCTTGCTCCGCCCTGGATGTGGGGCGGCGACATGAGCATGACGGCTTTTTCGGGACCGTGGGGCGTCAGCTTTGCTGCGAATCTTACGCCGGACTCGGCGACAGGTTTAGGGACCTGGTCGCAGGACACGTTCATGGCTGCGCTTCGCATTGGCAAACACAAAGGCACAGGCCGGCCGATCTTGCCGCCCATGCCGTGGCCCTCGTTTACTAATCTGACGGATCGGGATTTGGCGAGCATCTACATGTTTTTGCGGACGATCCCGCCGATCACGAACCAGGTGCAGGATCCGATTCCTGGTATGATGGGGATGGGTGGCCCGCCGCCAGGGGCACCGGGTGCTCCAGGAGGGATGCAGGCGCCTGGCAGCCCCATTCCGCCACAAGGGCTTCCACCACTGCCACCGGGTGCGCCGCCGCTGCCAAAAAAATAA
- the dcd gene encoding dCTP deaminase: MILTDQQILLAIAQGSIVIEPFRRESLGSNSYDVHLGSTLAVYTARELDAKLHNTVEYFEIPEEGYVLQPEQLYLGVTVEYTETHKHVPFLEGKSSVGRLGIDIHATAGKGDVGFCNAWTLEMSARQPVRIYAGMPIGQLIYFETSGECAVSYNQKPDAKYRQRSTRPIESMMFRNFDPRTERWL; encoded by the coding sequence GTGATCCTAACAGACCAGCAGATTCTTCTCGCGATAGCCCAGGGCTCGATTGTGATCGAGCCGTTTCGGCGGGAGTCTCTTGGCTCCAACAGTTACGACGTGCATCTTGGCAGCACGCTTGCGGTTTATACAGCAAGGGAGCTCGATGCAAAGCTGCATAATACAGTCGAGTACTTCGAGATTCCGGAAGAAGGTTATGTTCTTCAGCCGGAGCAGCTCTATCTTGGCGTTACGGTCGAGTATACGGAAACGCACAAGCATGTCCCGTTTTTGGAAGGCAAATCGAGCGTTGGCCGGCTCGGGATTGATATTCACGCAACAGCCGGCAAAGGGGATGTCGGATTTTGCAATGCCTGGACCCTTGAAATGTCTGCGCGTCAGCCCGTGCGAATTTATGCGGGAATGCCCATCGGTCAACTCATCTATTTCGAGACTTCGGGCGAGTGCGCGGTGTCCTACAACCAAAAGCCCGATGCGAAGTATCGCCAGCGGAGCACGCGCCCGATCGAATCCATGATGTTCCGAAATTTCGATCCGAGGACAGAACGCTGGCTGTGA
- a CDS encoding TetR/AcrR family transcriptional regulator: MSPAATSTHPDHALRVRIVDAARELFLERGYSQVSTIEIADALGMSKKTLYREFETKEEILRAVVIPKLKESSKRIDAIIADRALPYPDKLQAILAILGVQQQRVSPVLIRDVTNHAPEVWHEIQEHKRARLKKFETLLREGIALGYFRSDIPSEVIVRMHTASVEALMTPQALGELPCTSSELFQNIVSVLFEGILREGKRKSFTGRLNRNKKAISDKG; this comes from the coding sequence ATGTCGCCAGCCGCCACTTCAACTCATCCGGACCACGCGCTTCGCGTTCGCATCGTCGATGCGGCGCGGGAGTTGTTTCTCGAACGGGGATATTCGCAGGTCTCGACAATTGAAATTGCGGATGCGCTGGGAATGAGCAAGAAGACGCTCTACCGGGAGTTCGAGACGAAGGAGGAGATTCTCCGGGCGGTGGTGATACCGAAGCTAAAGGAATCCTCCAAGCGGATCGATGCGATCATTGCCGATCGAGCCTTGCCGTATCCGGATAAGCTCCAAGCCATTCTGGCGATCCTGGGAGTGCAGCAGCAGCGAGTTTCGCCAGTGCTCATTCGCGACGTGACGAATCACGCGCCCGAGGTCTGGCATGAAATTCAGGAGCACAAACGCGCTCGACTTAAGAAATTCGAAACACTGCTCCGGGAGGGAATCGCGCTCGGATATTTTCGGAGCGATATTCCGAGCGAAGTCATTGTCCGAATGCATACGGCTTCGGTCGAAGCACTCATGACGCCACAGGCTTTGGGCGAATTGCCGTGTACGTCGAGCGAGCTCTTCCAGAATATCGTCAGCGTGCTCTTCGAGGGGATTCTTCGTGAGGGCAAGCGCAAATCATTTACCGGCAGACTGAATCGGAACAAGAAAGCAATTAGTGATAAGGGATAA
- a CDS encoding HlyD family secretion protein: MAETREQVTPVTGAQQKNGTAPKVKAPQEDRAEKKSPVRRVLPFIFGAIILAGAAYGWHIIQYNKVHAETDDAQIDADISPILPRVSGYVSSVDVSDNQRVDSNAVLVRLDAQDLVLKVKAAEAAVENAQAMVRSAEASVSTAHANAATAEVNRRKTAADLERARGLLAGSAMTQEQFDAAKAAAESAEAQFKSVNDQAAAITTQVAVAESQVKQREADLDNAKLQLSYATINAPMAGTIAKKNVQVGEYIQAGQPLMAITPGDIWITANFKETQVAKMHPGQPVEFTLDSYPDSTFHGTVQSISPATGAKFSLLPPDNATGNFVKVTQRVPVKILVDRGDYSRSPLRPGMSVDVTVSTSK, from the coding sequence ATGGCTGAAACTCGAGAACAAGTCACACCAGTCACCGGCGCGCAACAGAAGAATGGTACCGCTCCGAAGGTGAAAGCACCGCAGGAGGATCGGGCGGAGAAGAAAAGTCCGGTCCGCCGCGTGCTGCCATTTATTTTCGGTGCGATTATTCTCGCCGGGGCGGCATATGGCTGGCATATCATCCAATACAACAAAGTACACGCAGAGACCGACGATGCCCAGATCGACGCGGATATCAGCCCAATCCTTCCGCGCGTTTCCGGATATGTGTCGAGTGTGGATGTTAGCGATAACCAACGGGTCGATTCGAATGCCGTACTCGTCCGTTTGGATGCGCAGGACCTGGTATTGAAGGTCAAAGCGGCCGAGGCTGCGGTTGAAAATGCACAGGCAATGGTGCGGTCCGCTGAAGCCTCCGTCTCGACGGCGCACGCGAATGCGGCAACCGCTGAGGTGAACCGCCGGAAGACGGCCGCGGATCTCGAGCGCGCTCGCGGACTTCTCGCGGGCAGTGCCATGACCCAGGAACAGTTCGATGCCGCAAAGGCGGCGGCAGAATCCGCAGAGGCGCAATTCAAGAGTGTAAACGATCAGGCGGCCGCAATCACGACTCAGGTCGCGGTTGCCGAGTCGCAAGTCAAGCAGCGCGAAGCCGATCTTGACAATGCCAAGCTACAGCTTTCGTATGCCACGATCAATGCTCCGATGGCGGGTACGATCGCCAAAAAGAATGTTCAGGTCGGAGAGTACATTCAGGCCGGACAGCCACTGATGGCGATTACGCCAGGCGACATCTGGATCACGGCGAACTTCAAGGAAACACAAGTAGCAAAGATGCATCCCGGCCAGCCGGTCGAGTTCACACTCGATTCCTACCCGGACAGTACGTTTCATGGTACGGTGCAATCGATCTCGCCGGCTACGGGAGCGAAGTTCTCGTTGCTGCCACCAGACAATGCGACGGGCAACTTTGTGAAGGTCACACAGCGCGTGCCCGTGAAGATCCTGGTCGATCGGGGTGATTATTCCAGATCACCACTGCGGCCCGGCATGAGCGTGGATGTGACGGTATCCACCAGTAAATAA
- a CDS encoding DHA2 family efflux MFS transporter permease subunit, producing the protein MAEQGFRKWIIVITVITAAVIELIDVSIVNVALSDMSATLGATIEDIAWVITAYAIANVIVIPMTSFLGGLFGRRNYYTFSILLFTAASFFCGHSSTLAELVFFRFMQGLGGGALLSTSQSILFDTFSVEERPLAAGIFGLGVVIGPTIGPTLGGWIVDNFTWPWIFFVNIPIGITAAILAYTFVKEPKHERTVSKIDWPGIGLLVAGIASLQYVLERGETEDWFDSRTIVILAVISVISLVAFVWRELTTEHPVVELHVLKSRTLAFCAFLTFIIGFGLFSSVFIIPVFAQRLLGYDAMQTGLLLLPGAIVTLFVLPWVGRIQQKGMPAQIMIFVGFTLTALYTYLLSRISLDAGWWTFFGPLVIRGIGLPLCFVPITTLAVSGLHPRDIPQGVALNNMMRQLGGSFGIAIVTTYLAHRIGINRVALLSHVTQYGTATQQRLNMLIHGFVAKGSTLAVAKQQAYAALDGTVMRQTMVKSYLDVFVFVTIFFVLCLPLILTIRKGNAPVSAEMASAH; encoded by the coding sequence GTGGCAGAGCAAGGCTTCCGGAAATGGATTATCGTCATCACCGTCATTACGGCGGCGGTGATCGAATTGATCGACGTCTCGATCGTCAATGTCGCGCTCAGTGACATGAGCGCGACACTCGGCGCGACGATCGAGGACATCGCTTGGGTCATCACTGCCTATGCGATTGCAAACGTCATTGTAATTCCGATGACGAGCTTTCTGGGCGGATTGTTTGGGCGCCGCAACTACTATACATTTTCAATTCTGCTCTTTACCGCGGCCTCCTTCTTTTGCGGACACTCAAGTACGCTCGCGGAGCTCGTGTTTTTCCGGTTCATGCAGGGACTTGGTGGCGGCGCATTGCTCTCGACGTCGCAGTCCATTCTCTTCGACACATTTTCGGTGGAGGAGAGGCCACTCGCTGCGGGCATCTTTGGACTCGGCGTCGTTATCGGTCCAACGATCGGCCCGACACTTGGTGGCTGGATCGTCGATAATTTCACATGGCCCTGGATCTTCTTCGTGAATATCCCCATCGGCATCACGGCGGCGATTCTCGCCTACACATTCGTCAAAGAGCCAAAACACGAACGCACAGTTTCTAAGATCGACTGGCCTGGCATCGGGCTTCTGGTGGCTGGTATTGCATCGCTACAATATGTGCTCGAGCGTGGCGAAACGGAAGACTGGTTCGATTCCCGCACCATTGTGATACTCGCAGTCATCTCAGTGATTTCACTGGTGGCTTTCGTCTGGCGAGAACTGACGACCGAGCACCCTGTCGTCGAACTGCACGTGCTGAAAAGCCGAACGCTGGCGTTCTGCGCGTTCCTTACATTTATCATTGGGTTCGGACTCTTCTCGTCCGTCTTTATCATACCGGTGTTCGCGCAACGTTTGCTCGGCTACGATGCCATGCAGACTGGTTTGTTGCTGTTGCCCGGCGCGATTGTCACGCTGTTCGTGCTGCCCTGGGTGGGGCGCATTCAGCAGAAGGGAATGCCGGCCCAGATCATGATCTTTGTCGGCTTCACGCTCACGGCGCTGTACACGTACTTGCTTTCACGGATTAGTCTCGATGCCGGTTGGTGGACGTTCTTCGGGCCGCTCGTGATCCGTGGGATTGGATTGCCACTCTGCTTCGTACCGATCACGACGCTGGCCGTCTCGGGATTGCATCCTCGGGACATCCCGCAAGGCGTAGCGCTGAACAATATGATGCGGCAGCTTGGCGGGTCGTTCGGGATTGCCATCGTTACCACCTATCTCGCCCATCGGATCGGTATTAATCGAGTGGCTCTGCTCTCGCATGTGACGCAATATGGTACCGCCACTCAACAGCGGTTGAATATGCTGATCCATGGCTTCGTGGCAAAGGGCTCGACCCTCGCGGTCGCAAAGCAGCAAGCCTACGCAGCGCTGGATGGCACCGTTATGCGGCAAACGATGGTCAAAAGTTATCTCGATGTTTTTGTTTTTGTCACGATCTTCTTTGTGCTTTGCTTGCCATTGATTTTAACAATCCGCAAAGGCAATGCACCGGTGAGCGCGGAAATGGCGTCCGCACACTGA
- a CDS encoding TolC family protein, whose translation MKSFLLSLAFLLSSTVQSIELYAQQTDTLTLAEAVQMAVRTAPSARAAEAAVDAAKAHVKEIDSYAYPQLNGDANYTRIDPVVSIDFPVNGHTQTFNTMPNNNYNGNLNVQQLITAFGREGANERVAISGIQTATDNLQQSQTMAAYQTVQAYYAVLTTDQAIHVEQDQLTVLQDNLKITLEREKQGTATSLDPLSVRVRISTIQSQIADLTSTRRKQAAQLRRLIGLSPNAPVLVTRPAQGQPLPEQIDSLHAIAERQRTEIQLAKDAERTARLQIDAARMANNPVLSANVSGGVKDGYLPNLTDPKLNWAGTVALHVPILDGGRVSSQVDQADANYRAAQARLEDAERGIESDIEQALADIDASRSRLELVTTQIEQAQQAFSVAQVRYANGVATNLDVLTAQQALEQTRLQQAQLMYSYELSEYNLNRAVGTKVW comes from the coding sequence ATGAAATCCTTTTTGCTAAGCCTCGCCTTCCTGTTATCGAGTACCGTACAGAGTATCGAGCTCTATGCACAGCAGACCGACACGCTCACGCTTGCCGAGGCCGTGCAAATGGCGGTGCGGACGGCACCCTCGGCCCGTGCGGCCGAAGCCGCAGTCGATGCAGCAAAAGCTCATGTCAAGGAGATCGATTCCTACGCCTATCCGCAACTGAACGGAGATGCGAATTATACGCGCATCGATCCGGTCGTCTCGATCGATTTTCCGGTCAACGGACACACACAGACGTTCAACACGATGCCCAACAATAACTACAACGGCAACCTGAACGTCCAGCAACTCATCACAGCATTTGGGCGCGAAGGGGCAAACGAACGAGTTGCTATCAGCGGGATTCAAACCGCGACAGACAATCTCCAGCAGTCGCAAACGATGGCAGCATACCAAACGGTGCAAGCGTATTATGCAGTCCTGACAACAGATCAGGCAATCCACGTCGAACAAGATCAGCTCACGGTATTGCAGGATAATTTGAAGATCACACTGGAGCGAGAGAAGCAGGGGACTGCAACTTCGCTCGATCCACTGTCGGTGCGCGTGCGAATCTCGACCATTCAGAGCCAGATTGCCGACTTGACATCCACGCGGCGCAAGCAGGCGGCACAACTGCGGCGGCTTATCGGACTTTCACCGAACGCGCCAGTACTCGTTACCCGTCCGGCGCAGGGCCAGCCGCTGCCGGAACAGATTGACTCACTCCATGCTATCGCAGAACGCCAGCGAACGGAGATCCAACTTGCGAAGGACGCGGAGCGAACCGCTCGACTTCAAATCGATGCAGCGCGGATGGCAAATAATCCGGTGCTCTCGGCCAACGTATCGGGAGGAGTAAAGGATGGCTACTTGCCGAATTTGACCGATCCAAAACTTAATTGGGCCGGCACCGTCGCGCTCCACGTACCGATTCTCGATGGAGGCCGTGTATCGAGTCAAGTCGATCAGGCGGATGCCAATTATCGCGCTGCGCAAGCGCGACTGGAGGATGCAGAACGTGGGATCGAAAGCGATATTGAACAAGCACTTGCCGACATCGACGCGAGCCGCTCGCGCCTGGAGTTGGTCACAACCCAGATCGAGCAAGCCCAACAGGCCTTTAGTGTCGCTCAGGTTCGTTACGCGAACGGCGTTGCGACGAATCTGGATGTTCTCACCGCTCAGCAAGCACTCGAGCAGACGCGCCTTCAACAAGCACAGCTAATGTACTCGTATGAACTCAGCGAGTACAATCTCAACCGGGCGGTCGGGACGAAGGTGTGGTAA
- a CDS encoding Omp28-related outer membrane protein yields MLNRSLFFLGACALIVVAAPSRILAQPKVLAELFSNTNCGPCADADNKFDAFMAANPTYGIVRINYHNDIANPLDTFYKASQSSSFYRSSSVYGISTDPTGIINGQPSGSVEGAWEALSKTKGIATTPIQLSDSTDADGVIHIRVQNSVRPGTSCRLFVAVTESHIVMDNSHQAYGNPPSGYWDDILRVMLPSPQGSSPFTPTGSDTYDFSFDPTIPDYWGKLWNPENMQAIAFLQDDQGTVKKVEAIGVLSLAIKGAVTLNAPPNAHLRLFANPTPRLSQVGITLPYTGRVRVTLSDMLGRSVRTLVDGMMPQGESSIELDGSLPAGCYVIRMFVDGTETDHAKVIVR; encoded by the coding sequence ATGCTCAATCGATCGCTATTTTTCCTGGGCGCATGCGCCCTCATTGTGGTTGCTGCACCCTCACGGATACTCGCGCAACCCAAAGTCCTCGCCGAGTTATTTTCCAATACCAACTGTGGGCCGTGTGCAGATGCGGATAATAAATTCGATGCATTCATGGCTGCAAATCCTACGTATGGCATCGTCCGGATCAATTATCACAACGATATTGCGAATCCGCTGGATACCTTCTATAAAGCATCTCAAAGTTCATCATTCTATCGAAGCAGTTCGGTTTATGGTATCAGCACCGACCCCACCGGGATCATCAACGGGCAGCCAAGTGGAAGCGTCGAAGGTGCATGGGAAGCACTCAGTAAGACAAAAGGGATTGCCACAACCCCGATCCAACTCTCCGATTCGACTGATGCCGATGGCGTTATTCATATCAGGGTACAGAATTCCGTTAGGCCAGGAACGTCATGTCGCCTCTTTGTTGCAGTGACGGAGTCGCACATCGTGATGGATAATAGCCATCAGGCGTACGGGAATCCTCCAAGCGGTTACTGGGATGACATTTTGCGCGTGATGCTGCCATCGCCGCAAGGAAGCAGCCCGTTTACGCCGACAGGATCTGACACGTATGACTTCTCTTTTGACCCGACCATTCCAGATTACTGGGGTAAACTCTGGAACCCTGAGAACATGCAAGCCATTGCATTCCTGCAGGACGATCAAGGAACCGTGAAGAAAGTGGAAGCCATTGGGGTTCTCAGTCTTGCGATCAAAGGTGCAGTCACCTTGAATGCACCTCCCAACGCTCATTTGCGGCTATTTGCGAACCCGACGCCGCGCCTCTCACAAGTTGGCATCACACTTCCCTATACAGGCAGAGTTCGGGTCACACTGAGCGACATGCTTGGCCGCTCCGTTCGCACGCTCGTCGATGGCATGATGCCGCAGGGAGAAAGCTCGATCGAACTGGATGGCTCACTCCCGGCAGGATGCTATGTCATCCGCATGTTCGTCGATGGGACCGAGACCGATCACGCGAAGGTCATCGTCAGGTGA